Part of the Alphaproteobacteria bacterium genome, TGAGCTTCTGGTTTTGACAGGATAGAGCGATGCATTAATCACATCGCAAGGCACAATAAACAATGAGAAAGACATTGAAGTCAAAATCATCAGCCATAAAGGCAAAAGCCCTTGCGCTACAAAATAACCATTCAAGAGAATCATTAAGAACAGAAGGCCTGAGCCGATAAGCTGAATCCTGTATTTTCCGAAGCGATCACTCAACAATCCTGCAACAGGCATGGAAAAAGCATAAGCAAAAAGAGAAAAACTGGTATGGTATGAGGCTTCACTTTCTTTCAGAACATGCACCACCGTACCCAAAAATGTCGGCCAAAAGATGAAATAAAAGTGATAGCAAACACCTGCTGAGCCGCAGACAAGCATGGTGATAAAGATTTTTTTCCACGGATAAGTCATAAGATGCTTAGGAGATAGAGGCTTGAATCCTCTTGATTTATCAAGAGATTTATCCAAATGACGTGTCTTTAAAAAATCAATGAACTCACCTGTTTCACACAAATGCTGTCTCAAATAAGAAAACAGAAGCCCGACAATACCACCAACGATAAAAGGAATGCGCCAGACCTGCTCAAAATGAGGACATGATTTTGTGAGTGAAATAGCAAGCGATGCCAATGCAATCCCCCCGATTGAACTAATGCCAACGAGCGAATTCCCAAATGAGGCACGCTTGCGACTGATATGTTCGTACATATAAACAACAACACCACTATACTCGCCTGCAACAAACACACCTTGAGCAATGCGGCAAAGCATGAGTATGGCTGCTGAAATCCAACCCCAATATTCATAAGTGGGCAAGCATCCGATAATAATTGTGGGGATCGCAATGCCCATCAGATTGATTTTTAGGCTCGCGGCTCTACCATAGTGATCAGCAATGCGGCCAAACAGAAAGGATCCAATTGGTTTTGCAAAAGAACCCATGGCATAAATACCAAAGGTCATCAGCAATGCAGCTGCGATATCTTGTTTCGGGAAATAAAGCTTTGCAAGCAATGCTGCTGAAAAGCCATAAAGGGCGTAGTCATAATACTCAAGCACTGTTCCGAGAACAGCAATGAGCATGCTTTTTACTTTTAGTTTTTGCATATTTTCATGCATATCTGCCTCCGCTGGTATGATCCAGATCAGGTCATAAGGGTTTTTCTCAGCCCTAAAGGGCACCCCTGATACGATCTTGTTACTGTTTTATGCTCTTTGAGGAAGATTGTCAAGTGTCTTTGTTTCTAACACAGCAATCTATAAAACCGTCATCAACTATGATTTGTTATTGAGAGAGTCGTCATTCAGAGCCACCTCCTTAAGAGGTGGCGTGGAATCTCAGCAAAGCATCAATAAAAACGGCACTTATTTTTATTTCTGAGAGACTCCACGCCCTCCTTTTAGGAGGGCTCTGAGTGACGGTATTTATTGTCAATCCCTCTAATGAGCGTCTTGCCAGTTAGCGCCAAAGCCAACTTCCGCAGTCAGCGGAACAGAAAGGCTCATGACAGATTCCATAATCCGCTTGACCTCGTTCGCAACCACTTCTTTTTCCGCCAAAGGCACTTCAAAAACCAATTCATCATGGACCTGTAACAACATGCGCGATTTTAAATTCTTTGCTTTCAGATAGGCTGCAATCTGAACCATCGCCTTTTTAATAATATCAGCCTGCGTGCTCTGTAATGGCGCGTTAATTGCTTGTCTTTCTGCGAATTGCCTTTTGGCAAAAATCTTGTCTCTAATCGTTGGCACGTAAGATTTTCGGCCAAACAGGCTCAGCACATAACCATGCTTACGGGCAAATTCAACCATCTCATCCATGTAAGCCTTTAATTCTGGAAACTGCACAAAGTAAGCATCAATCAAAGCCTTTGCTTCTTCGACAGAGCAATGGAGCTGCTGTGACAATCCATAGGATGAAATTCCATATAAAATCCCGAAGTTCACCGCCTTAGCTTTGCGCCGAAAGTCTGATGTCATCTCCTCTGGTTTTAAATGAAATACATGGGCTGCTGTATGAGCATGAATATCTACGCCATGCAAAAATGCATCCTTGAGTTTCGACACATCCGCAATGGCCGCAACCAGGCGCAGTTCAATTTGTGAATAATCGATCGACATCATTTCATAGCCCGCTTCAGCCACAAAAGCTTTGCGAATCTCACGCCCTTCTTCTGTCCGAATGGGAATGTTCTGCAGGTTCGGATCTGATGAAGACAGGCGCCCTGTATTGCTTAAAGCCAAACCGTATGTCGTATGCACGCGCCCAGATCTTGGATCAATCTGCTTAGGAAGCGCATCTGAGTAAGTGCCTTTAAGCTTAGAGACATGTCTCCAATCCAATATCTTGCGTGCAATTTCATAACCTTGCTCAGCAAGCGGCTCTAAAATATCAATATTTGTGGAGAGCTGTCCTGATTTTCCCTTGCCTGCTGCTTCTAACTTCAGCTTTGTAAAGAGAATCTCGCTCAATTGCTTTGGGGAACCAATGTTAAACTCCTCACCTGCTAAATCATAGATACGCTTTTCAAGCTCTGAAATAGACCTTTGAAGTGAGCTCGAGATCTCTTGAAGTTTAAAAGCATCCAGCTTCACACCCACCTGCTCCATCTCAGCGACAACCGGAATCAAAGGACGCTCAACCTCCTCATATAGGGTCAGCAATTGTTCTGTCCGAAGACGTGGTTTTAAAATCTGATGAAGCTGAAAGATATAGTCTGCTTTTTCAGACGCATAGTTTGCCAAACCTGCGATCGTCACTTGATCGAGTGGCTTTTGCGTGCGCCCCTCGCCTGCAATTGTTTTGAACTCTACAAGCGACTGATCAAAATAATGCAGTGACAAAGACTCGAGCGTGTGTGCATGCAAAGCGCCATCAAGCAGATAAGACATCGTCAAAATATCATCAAAAGCTTGCACTTGAATATCAAAGAAAGCGAGGATTTTCATTTCTCTTTTTACATCATGAGAGATTGTCAATAGAGCGGATGATTCAAACAAAGGCTTTAAGGTTTTCAGGACAAGCGCCTGATCCAATTGCTGATACTGCTTTTCGCCCTCCACAGGCGATTCAGGCATATTGAGCAGATTGCGCGATAATTGATGATTGAGCGGAATGTAGAAAGACTCACCGGCGCCAAGAGCAATTGATAGGCCGACCAAAACAACTTGGTCAAAACCAGAGCTCACTGATTCTGTTTGAAAAGCAAAAATGCCACGTTCCTGAATTTTTGTGATAACAGCTTGTAATTGTGCTTCTGTTTCAACAATGTCATACTGTTTCTCTTTTGAAGTTGGCTTTGCTGATACCAGCTCTTGCGATTGACCTGCAGCATGCAGAAGTCCAGCTTTTTCAAGGCGTGAAAGCGTTGATCTAAAGCCCTGCTCTTCTAAAAACAGACGCAATCTGGCTTCATCAAACACAGATAAAGCGAGGGAATCGATGGAAACAGGAACAGGAACATCTCTTTTCAGGCGCACCAATTGTTTTGAGATAATCGCATCCTCACGATGGGCAACCAGAGATTCTCGTCTTTTCGGCTGTTTGATCTGATCAAGATTTTCAAGTAAGCCTTCAAGACTGCCGTAAGCTTGAATCAATTCAGCTGCGGTCTTCGGACCAATACCAGGAACACCCGGCACATTATCAGAACTATCGCCGCAAAGAGCCTGCACATCAATCACTTTATCCGGCGTCACGCCAAATTTTTCAAACACCTCTGGCTCATGAATGATCTTGCTTTTCATCGGATCAAACATGCAAATACCATCACCAACAAGCTGCATTAAGTCTTTATCTGACGACACAATTGTCACGCGCTGATTATTTTGTTTTGCAATCTCAACATAGGTTGCAATCAAATCATCTGCCTCAAAGCCTTCAATTTCAAGCTGAGGCAAATTAAAAGCAGTTGTTGCATCACGAATGAGTGAAAACTGAGGAATCAACTCCTCTGGCGTTTCCGAGCGATTAGCCTTATAGGCTGGATAAATATCGTAGCGAAAATTTTTCCGCGCGGCATCAAAAACCACCAGGATTTTCTTCGCATGAATCTCAGTCAGCAATTTGATGAGCATGTTGGTAAAGCCAAACACAGCATTGACAGGGATTCCATCAGGACGTGTCATCATCGGCAAGGCATGAAAAGCACGGAAAATAAAACCAGACCCATCAATGAGGAACAGGTCATTATTATCGGCCGTAAAATGATTTATATTTTTGGTATCAAGCATGGCTTAACAATGCAAGATTTTGCAATCTCTGTCGAGAGAAAAATCATAGCATGAATAAAAAAACCTCCCCGAAGGGAGGTTTTTTAAAAGCAATTAACTCTTTTTCAGTGATCCAACGAGGTTATCGTAATAATAACGAACACCAGCCCAATAGGCACAGAACATTCTACCAATCGCACCTTCAAAGCAAGTACTTGCTTGATCAGTCATCTGTTCTTTCAAGAATTTAAAGGCTCTTGTGTCTTGAATTACCTTATGCTCAATCTCTGCGTTTTTGCAGAGAAGAATATAAATACGAACAAGCATATCTCTCAAAGAAACGCCGCCTGTTTCATCTCTTTCCACATCTTTTTTAGCATATGGACCAAATACAAATTGCACTGCCTTGTTATAAGGCGTGTTTGGCTTATTGTCTGGATCTCCTGCCAAGAGAGCAAGCAAGTTCAGTAAAACTGTATTTTCTACAGAATTTTGATATGCTTCCATAATATCATTATTGCTCTCAAATAACATATTCACAAGGAAACGATTATTTCTAACAAATGTTTTGTTCGCAAAATGCGCGTCGGTATCTAAAGAAGGAAGCACAATATTCTCGAACTGGTTCAGTAAATTAATGTCAAAACCATAAGCCTCACAGAGATTTGCACGACTTGGAGTTTGTGAAGCAGACAAGAATGGAACAATAGCAACGTCATCTTCCTTTTCGAGTCTTGTAGAGCGTTCATCTTCTTCAATCATTGCAGCCCTCCAGATCTCAGAATCTTTGTCGGCATATCTATTTTCTTCAGCTTCAAGTGCCAATGCCAAAAGCCTATCTTGCTCTTCACGCTGCAGGCGTTTTTGTATTGCAAATGGTTGCTCTGAGTCACCTTTTTTGAGCAATTTTGCCATATAAGCATCTTGACGCTCTTGATCATTCATGAACTTACGCTCTTCTTCATCCAATTTACGAGCCAATTCTGCTGCATAAGCTGCATCAACATCAATTCGAGATTGTTTCAGACGGGGAGAGAATGCATCTCTGGGCAAATCACGACTTGAAAATTCCGGATTGTAAGGCGGTATTTTCACCATAGATGGATAAGGGCTTGGTGCCGGCGAAGGAGATGGTGCAAAAGATACTCTTTTAAATGAAGGCGCTGGTGACGGAGATGGGTATGGGCTGGGTGCTGGCGAAGGTGATGGACGATGCTTCTGACGATCTTCATCTTGAAGACTCAGAGCAATTGCCAAACTCAGATCATCATCCTCTTTGCTCACTTCAAACTCTGTCCCTTCAACAAAAAGTGGTGCAAAACTAGGATTAAAGGCAGGCCTAAGAACTTGTACAAGCGGTTCATTCACAACAAACTTAGGTTCATTCTTTGGCTCTGCCCCAGAGAGGCTCAAAGCGATTGCGAAATCTAACTCTTCGCTTCTTTCTTCTTCAATCGGAGAAAGAGGAAACCCATCATCAACTTTTGGCATCATCAATTGAGGAGAAAGCGGACGTGCAGCTTTTGGTTCTTTGAATGCAACTTGATCTTGTAGCAAACGAGATTTTGTTGCAAGCTTTGGAACTGACTTTGTTTGAGAAGGCCTCGTTGGTGTCGGATTACGCTGCACGAGTTGCTCAAACATCTCAGTAACTTTAGCTCTTTTTGCTGAACCATAAGCCATGAGACCAGCATCTTCTGATTCGCGCTTATCAGTGATCTCTTTTCTAAACTGAGCCCCACCAGGAACCATTTCTTTTTTGGGTGCTGAACCTTGCATATGTTTTGGCATCACAACTGGTAATTTTCTCTCAGGCACGGCAGGTTTTTTAAACGCCGACTCTCCAAGACGAACGACTTTTCTGTCTAACAATGCAATTCCATAATCCTGAGAGGCAATAAATTGTGAGAGCTCTGATTCAACTGCTACTGAATTCACTTCACGGTGAGAGTTGAAAAATGGCGTCATCACAATGTATGATTTTTCATCAACTGTTTTCAGTCTCACGACACGGTTGGTTGGATTTCTCTGGTCAATCTGAACATTTAACCATGGACCGGATGATTGCATTGGTTGCATTAAAAGCTCAATCACACCATCTTGGTTACTTTTCTCTGAAATTTTGTATATCATCACAATACTCCTTTAAATATATAAAAATTTAAAATAATATTAACATTTTGTTAAATTTATTTCAAGACTATTTTTCAACGCTTAGCCTGAACTTACTAGAAATGCTTGGACAATTCAAGAGCCAGTAGATAATCTGGATCTAAATCCTGTTCTGAGGCGGCACCTTGCCTACTCATTTCGAGTGCTTTTTGAAAAACAGACTCATCTTCTTCCTCATCATCAACTGGCTGATTTTCCATTAAACTCAGAGCAATTGCCTTTTGAATATCAGCTTCATAAGAATCTACAGGCTCAATAATCGCCTCATGCACAGCTGCACTTTTGAAACGACTAAAATATTCCCCGAGCTTAAGATGATAATTTCTAAGCCCAAACCAGAAAATTGTAAAGAGCCTTGCATTCATTGCTTTTATGTAATCAATCGACCCATCAAATGGCCCAGGCAAAATATCGACAAGGCATTTAAAGAAATTTGTATCTTTTTTAGAATCAACTCTTTCAACAGCTTTATGAGCAATCAAAAGCATACAAATGCGTTCAAACAAATATTTCATTAAGTTGGCATCTTCTTGCATGACTCGATTCATATCAAACTTATCATACAAAACACCAAAAAGAAGAGCTAAAGACTCGGTCAAATTACCATTATTTCGTAAATACTTGATCAAAGCGGCCTGCAATTTAACCAAAGCGTTATTTTTTGTATGGTCATTATAATTCTTCCAAAGTTCAGCAAGATGTAAGTTCTGATCAAATATAGCAAAGGAAAGCTTTTGAGAGGAGATCGTAAAAGCATAACGATCATTATCTGGCAGGATGAATGATGGCTCTTCCTGATCCAAAAAAGCCTGAAGATCTTCGGGAACAACATCCAAAGCACGACACATCTGGTAAAATCTTTGCTCTCCCTCTTTAGTGAAAAAGTCTGAATCAGATACAGGCATGCGGGCCTGAAACGCAACTCCAGCATGAGAAGCCTGCCCTCTTTGCACAGATCGATTTGCCAACTTCACTTGCTCAAAATTAATATGAGGCAAAAATGATTCAATCGATTGAATCAAAGATTCTGAATCCACATGATGATTCAACATAGCAAAGTAAGACAAATGAGAGAAGCCATAATCATGAGGGTATCTAGCCATAATACTTTGCGCTGACCGACCATCTGCACTCAAATGCACTTGTACATCAAAATAACCTATATCTACATTCCCCTGTAATGGAGCAAGACTCAGATGCACAAACTCTTTTGCATCAGATTGAAGATGAATAATATAAGACATACTTTAAATCCCTCAGTATAATAAAAATAAACACAATAACATCTCATTAAAGAGATAGGTTAAACTTCAAACAAATCATATATTAACAAAAAATTAACAAACTCACAAGAGATATTTCTTAAAAAATATAATGACCTCTGAAATAAATCAAAGGCTTAGCTGATGGATCTTCTGAAAAAGCACTCTTCAGCACCTCACCAATCATCAAGACATGATCTCCGATTTCAATACGCTCTTTTATTTGACAATCAATTGAGCACAAAGCCTTATCAATATGAACAAAACTATTCCCTAAAAGGCTATATTTAGTTAAAGGCCATGGATTTGGTGTTCCATTTGAAAAACGGAGCGAAATATCCTGCTGTTGATGATTCAAAATATTGACACAGAAAAAATTATTTTTATTGAAATAAGGAAAAGTTCTGGACTTTTTATCAAGACAAAACGACAAAAGAGGCGGCTCAAGCGATACCGATGCAAGTGAATTAACCGTAAGACCCACAGGTTTTTGAGACTCATGATCAAATGTTGCCACATGACAGATGCCTGTCGTAAAAGACCCGAGAGCTTTTTTGAAGTGAATTGTATCAATAACCATGATCACGCTTTCTTTCAAGAATAGATTCCTTAGTATAATGGAATTGGTAATTTTTTAATAGAGAATATATATGATCATTTTCAGCGTGATCTTCTTTTAAAAATCAGATTACAATAATATAAAAACAGAGCGAGATTTCAAATGAGAGCAATTCTAGGTATTTTAATTGTGATAGGCTGTACGTTAGGTGGATATGCTGCGATGGGAGCACATCTGGGAGTTCTCTGGCAGCCATTTGAATTTGTTATTATTTTCGGAGCAGCCGCCGGTGCCTTTGTTATAACAGGCCCTGCATCTGTCTTGAAACACTTAGGACATGGACTTAAAACCGTTTTCTCAAAAGATAAATATGACAAAAAAAGCTATCTTGAGCTTTTAAGCGTCATGTTTCTTGTTTTTAAAATGGCAAAGACAAAAGGACTCATCTCTCTTGAAAAACACATCGAGGCGCCTCACGAAAGCGAGCTTTTTGCACAATTTCCTACTTTTCACCATGATCATCATGCCGTCACTTTTCTTTGTGACTACCTGCGTGTTATCTCTTTAGGCGCAGAAAGCCCTCACGTGCTTGAAGATTTAATGGACCAAGAACTAAAAACACACCATGATGAACATCATTTACTCGCAGGCTCTGTACAAAAACTCGCTGACGGTATGCCCGCTCTCGGTATTGTGGCTGCGGTTTTGGGCGTGATCAAAACCATGGGTTCCATTTCAGAACCACCAGAAGTTCTAGGACACTTGATTGGTGGTGCGCTTGTGGGAACATTCGTTGGGGTGTGGGTTGCCTATGGATACGTTGGCCCTATCGCAGGCTCAATGGAAGCAAAATTCAATTCTGAAGGTAAATA contains:
- a CDS encoding MFS transporter: MHENMQKLKVKSMLIAVLGTVLEYYDYALYGFSAALLAKLYFPKQDIAAALLMTFGIYAMGSFAKPIGSFLFGRIADHYGRAASLKINLMGIAIPTIIIGCLPTYEYWGWISAAILMLCRIAQGVFVAGEYSGVVVYMYEHISRKRASFGNSLVGISSIGGIALASLAISLTKSCPHFEQVWRIPFIVGGIVGLLFSYLRQHLCETGEFIDFLKTRHLDKSLDKSRGFKPLSPKHLMTYPWKKIFITMLVCGSAGVCYHFYFIFWPTFLGTVVHVLKESEASYHTSFSLFAYAFSMPVAGLLSDRFGKYRIQLIGSGLLFLMILLNGYFVAQGLLPLWLMILTSMSFSLFIVPCDVINASLYPVKTRSSGMGIGHSLGSMIFSGTTPFMAMLLWQNTQSVVMPLFYVGAFIIVLMNIVANLAVMSAQREDIMEKA
- the polA gene encoding DNA polymerase I — protein: MLDTKNINHFTADNNDLFLIDGSGFIFRAFHALPMMTRPDGIPVNAVFGFTNMLIKLLTEIHAKKILVVFDAARKNFRYDIYPAYKANRSETPEELIPQFSLIRDATTAFNLPQLEIEGFEADDLIATYVEIAKQNNQRVTIVSSDKDLMQLVGDGICMFDPMKSKIIHEPEVFEKFGVTPDKVIDVQALCGDSSDNVPGVPGIGPKTAAELIQAYGSLEGLLENLDQIKQPKRRESLVAHREDAIISKQLVRLKRDVPVPVSIDSLALSVFDEARLRLFLEEQGFRSTLSRLEKAGLLHAAGQSQELVSAKPTSKEKQYDIVETEAQLQAVITKIQERGIFAFQTESVSSGFDQVVLVGLSIALGAGESFYIPLNHQLSRNLLNMPESPVEGEKQYQQLDQALVLKTLKPLFESSALLTISHDVKREMKILAFFDIQVQAFDDILTMSYLLDGALHAHTLESLSLHYFDQSLVEFKTIAGEGRTQKPLDQVTIAGLANYASEKADYIFQLHQILKPRLRTEQLLTLYEEVERPLIPVVAEMEQVGVKLDAFKLQEISSSLQRSISELEKRIYDLAGEEFNIGSPKQLSEILFTKLKLEAAGKGKSGQLSTNIDILEPLAEQGYEIARKILDWRHVSKLKGTYSDALPKQIDPRSGRVHTTYGLALSNTGRLSSSDPNLQNIPIRTEEGREIRKAFVAEAGYEMMSIDYSQIELRLVAAIADVSKLKDAFLHGVDIHAHTAAHVFHLKPEEMTSDFRRKAKAVNFGILYGISSYGLSQQLHCSVEEAKALIDAYFVQFPELKAYMDEMVEFARKHGYVLSLFGRKSYVPTIRDKIFAKRQFAERQAINAPLQSTQADIIKKAMVQIAAYLKAKNLKSRMLLQVHDELVFEVPLAEKEVVANEVKRIMESVMSLSVPLTAEVGFGANWQDAH
- a CDS encoding flavin reductase family protein, producing the protein MVIDTIHFKKALGSFTTGICHVATFDHESQKPVGLTVNSLASVSLEPPLLSFCLDKKSRTFPYFNKNNFFCVNILNHQQQDISLRFSNGTPNPWPLTKYSLLGNSFVHIDKALCSIDCQIKERIEIGDHVLMIGEVLKSAFSEDPSAKPLIYFRGHYIF
- the motA gene encoding flagellar motor stator protein MotA, translated to MRAILGILIVIGCTLGGYAAMGAHLGVLWQPFEFVIIFGAAAGAFVITGPASVLKHLGHGLKTVFSKDKYDKKSYLELLSVMFLVFKMAKTKGLISLEKHIEAPHESELFAQFPTFHHDHHAVTFLCDYLRVISLGAESPHVLEDLMDQELKTHHDEHHLLAGSVQKLADGMPALGIVAAVLGVIKTMGSISEPPEVLGHLIGGALVGTFVGVWVAYGYVGPIAGSMEAKFNSEGKYYECIKAGLIAYLHGYPPVICVEYARKGLEEAVRPTFAELEETTNALPAPA